From one Thermomicrobiales bacterium genomic stretch:
- the glpX gene encoding class II fructose-bisphosphatase, with product MSESLVMQPDRNLALELARATESAALAAARWMGRGSKESADQAAVDALRTTLHRIEMDGIVVIGEGEKDEAPMLFIGENVGSGSEPRVDIAVDPIDGTRLLSNGMPNALAVVALSERGTMHYPPQIAYMEKIATGPEAAHVIDIEVSVTENLRRVAEAKQMAVRDLTVVILDRPRHASIIDEVRAAGARIKLIMDGDVAGAIMAALPGTGVDLLVGIGGASEGTISVCALKCIGGNMQCRIWPRNEDEWRIVREQNLDTTKVFGMDDLVSSDNVFFSATGITDGELLQGVHYTGRGATTESLVMRSRSGTIRRIAASHRLDKLEQISVTEY from the coding sequence ATGAGCGAGTCACTCGTGATGCAGCCGGATCGAAACCTGGCTCTCGAGCTGGCGAGAGCGACCGAATCAGCCGCGCTCGCTGCCGCACGCTGGATGGGGCGCGGCAGCAAGGAGTCCGCCGATCAGGCTGCGGTTGATGCATTGAGGACAACCCTCCACCGGATCGAGATGGATGGCATCGTCGTGATCGGTGAAGGCGAGAAGGACGAAGCGCCGATGCTCTTCATCGGCGAGAATGTCGGATCGGGGAGCGAGCCGCGGGTCGATATCGCTGTTGACCCGATTGACGGGACCCGACTGCTTTCGAACGGAATGCCGAACGCGCTAGCGGTCGTCGCGTTGTCGGAGCGCGGGACGATGCATTACCCGCCTCAGATCGCCTATATGGAAAAGATCGCCACTGGGCCAGAGGCGGCCCATGTGATCGATATCGAGGTCTCGGTTACTGAGAACTTGCGCCGGGTTGCCGAAGCGAAGCAAATGGCAGTTCGGGACCTGACAGTCGTGATTCTCGATCGTCCGCGTCATGCATCCATTATTGACGAGGTTCGCGCGGCCGGCGCTCGAATCAAGCTGATCATGGATGGGGATGTCGCTGGAGCGATCATGGCTGCCTTGCCGGGAACTGGTGTCGATCTTCTGGTGGGAATCGGTGGCGCGTCAGAGGGGACGATCTCGGTTTGCGCCCTCAAGTGCATCGGTGGCAACATGCAGTGCCGTATCTGGCCGCGCAACGAAGACGAATGGCGAATCGTCCGCGAGCAGAACCTGGACACGACGAAGGTCTTCGGAATGGATGATCTCGTATCTTCGGATAATGTCTTCTTTTCGGCGACCGGAATCACCGATGGTGAGCTGCTCCAGGGCGTCCACTACACGGGACGCGGCGCGACGACAGAGTCACTCGTAATGCGTTCGCGATCAGGCACGATCCGACGCATTGCGGCATCGCATCGGCTCGACAAGCTTGAGCAGATCTCGGTCACTGAGTATTAG
- the rho gene encoding transcription termination factor Rho, whose product MNIIELMQKELPELQEMARSMEVQNPQRYKKADLMNRILQAQTETAGFKWGEGVLDVIEDGFGFLRGERYLPGPDDIYVSQSQIRRFGLRTGDKVAGQIRPPKDNEKFHSLLRVEAVNGLDPETARRRPNFDGLTPIFPLELIDLETQPHILSTRLVNLVAPIGRGQRGLIVSPPKAGKTIILKAIANGITTNCEDMHLIVCLIGERPEEVTDMKRSVDGEVVSSTFDEPVEDHTKVAEMVLERAKRLVEGGRDVVILLDSITRLARAYNLAVPPSGRTLSGGIDPIALYPPKRFFGAARNIEGGGSLTIIATCLVDTGSRMDDVIYEEFKGTGNMELHLDRKLAERRIYPAIDVQRSGTRREDLLLDENALRQVYTMRRMVSMLGGTEGTELVIGRLAKTENNAEFLVTLTKDI is encoded by the coding sequence ATCAACATCATCGAACTGATGCAGAAGGAGCTCCCCGAGCTTCAGGAGATGGCCCGGTCGATGGAGGTGCAGAACCCCCAGCGATACAAGAAGGCCGACCTGATGAATCGCATCCTTCAGGCGCAGACCGAGACGGCTGGCTTTAAATGGGGCGAAGGCGTCCTTGATGTCATCGAAGATGGCTTCGGGTTTCTGCGTGGTGAGCGCTACCTGCCGGGTCCCGATGATATCTACGTTTCCCAGTCGCAGATTCGTCGATTTGGCTTGCGCACCGGTGACAAGGTCGCGGGTCAGATCCGGCCACCGAAGGACAACGAGAAGTTTCACTCGTTGCTACGTGTCGAAGCAGTCAATGGGCTCGATCCCGAGACGGCGCGACGTCGGCCAAACTTCGACGGATTGACGCCGATTTTTCCGTTGGAGCTCATCGATCTCGAAACACAACCCCACATCCTTTCGACGCGACTCGTAAACCTCGTCGCACCCATCGGCCGTGGCCAACGCGGTCTGATTGTCTCCCCGCCGAAGGCAGGAAAGACGATCATTCTGAAGGCGATCGCCAATGGAATTACGACAAATTGCGAGGATATGCACCTGATCGTCTGCCTGATCGGCGAGCGACCAGAAGAAGTCACCGACATGAAACGGTCGGTGGATGGCGAGGTCGTCTCGTCGACGTTCGACGAGCCGGTCGAGGATCACACCAAGGTCGCCGAGATGGTTCTGGAGCGAGCGAAGCGGTTGGTCGAGGGCGGACGCGATGTCGTAATTCTGCTCGATTCGATTACACGCCTTGCGCGAGCGTATAACCTGGCAGTGCCGCCGAGTGGGCGCACACTGTCCGGCGGCATCGACCCGATCGCGCTCTACCCTCCCAAGCGTTTTTTTGGCGCGGCACGCAATATCGAGGGCGGCGGAAGCCTGACGATCATCGCAACCTGCCTCGTCGACACCGGTTCCCGCATGGATGACGTCATCTATGAAGAGTTCAAGGGCACCGGCAATATGGAGCTTCACCTGGATCGCAAGCTGGCCGAGCGGCGCATCTATCCGGCAATCGATGTCCAACGCTCCGGCACGCGGCGTGAAGACCTGCTGCTCGATGAGAATGCGCTCCGACAGGTCTACACGATGCGCCGGATGGTCTCGATGCTTGGTGGCACCGAGGGCACCGAACTCGTCATCGGGCGGCTGGCAAAGACGGAGAACAACGCGGAGTTTCTCGTCACCCTCACCAAAGACATCTAG
- a CDS encoding AIR synthase related protein, with translation MATHDRLLPPGKLPGPLLRDLLDRYATSDPAVIIGPGIGRDAAAIRVDETALVIKTDPITFATEDAGRYLINVNANDITCMGATPRWILVTALFPEKHTTPALVEQSFASLSRAASEIGVTLVGGHTEITIGLDRLILVGQMIGTCEPDALYDLSRSESGDAIILASGIAIEGTAILAREAFAKLSGLVTARTISAAAGLLISPGISVIPAARALQSAGVTVRGLHDPTEGGLATALAELGEATGLGVDIDGDAIHVLPETREICVALGIDPLGLIASGAMLAVVAGSDAARAVQAINDAGIPGARIGTLTATPGHWLTTSGRRLPLPTFAVDEIARFFAEDGYRSR, from the coding sequence TTGGCAACTCACGATAGGCTGCTGCCACCGGGCAAGCTACCCGGCCCGCTCCTGCGGGATCTCCTCGACCGCTACGCAACATCTGACCCGGCAGTGATAATCGGACCTGGGATCGGGCGCGATGCTGCGGCGATTCGGGTAGATGAGACCGCGCTCGTCATCAAGACTGACCCAATCACCTTTGCAACCGAAGACGCCGGCCGCTATCTGATCAACGTCAATGCAAACGACATCACCTGTATGGGCGCGACTCCTCGCTGGATTCTCGTCACAGCACTATTTCCCGAGAAGCACACCACCCCGGCGCTAGTCGAGCAATCATTCGCGTCTCTTTCGCGGGCTGCTTCCGAAATTGGTGTCACCCTCGTCGGCGGCCACACCGAGATCACGATCGGGCTGGACCGGTTGATCCTTGTCGGCCAGATGATCGGGACCTGTGAGCCAGACGCGTTGTACGATCTATCGCGTTCGGAGTCGGGAGATGCCATCATTCTCGCCTCTGGGATCGCGATCGAAGGCACCGCGATTCTGGCCCGTGAAGCATTCGCAAAGCTCTCCGGACTGGTCACAGCGAGAACGATCTCGGCGGCAGCCGGCCTGCTGATTAGCCCCGGAATCTCCGTAATTCCCGCCGCGCGAGCGCTGCAATCCGCCGGCGTCACCGTCCGTGGTCTCCACGACCCGACCGAAGGTGGGTTAGCGACGGCGCTCGCTGAGCTGGGCGAAGCTACCGGACTGGGCGTGGACATCGATGGCGACGCCATCCATGTATTGCCCGAGACCCGCGAAATCTGCGTAGCGCTCGGCATCGACCCACTGGGCCTCATCGCGAGCGGCGCGATGCTGGCGGTTGTCGCCGGTTCCGACGCGGCACGCGCCGTCCAGGCCATCAACGACGCAGGGATACCTGGAGCAAGAATCGGCACGCTGACCGCAACGCCCGGCCACTGGCTCACAACGTCGGGGCGACGCTTGCCTCTTCCGACCTTCGCGGTCGACGAAATCGCCCGGTTCTTTGCCGAGGATGGTTACCGCTCACGATAA
- a CDS encoding ATP-dependent 6-phosphofructokinase, giving the protein MRKTIALMTGGGDCPGLNAAIRTVVRIARHEYGDRVIGIEDGYEGLIEGRYRELDINDTRGILRIGGTILGSSNRTDPTDYTGPGETEPRDRSSEAFATLEKVGAEALIVVGGDGTMLLTHQFAKGRIPVVGIPKTIDNDVHGTDYAIGFQTCITTVTDALDKLHTTAESHHRIVLLEVMGRSAGWVALFAGIAGGADIILIPERAYSIEQILDKVRQREARGSHFTIGVIAEGSAAPSGETVYREQHGGAHHWKLGGVCASLANALQQHTSRDVRGLVLGHIQRGGSPVVFDRLLATQLGSAAIHAIHDGADGVMVGIEGSSVKQTPLSSVAIGPRRVPDDHEMIRAAETMGLYVGNSR; this is encoded by the coding sequence ATGAGGAAAACGATCGCATTGATGACCGGCGGTGGGGACTGCCCCGGGCTCAATGCCGCCATCCGCACCGTTGTGAGGATCGCCCGGCATGAATACGGCGACCGTGTCATTGGCATTGAGGACGGCTACGAGGGGCTGATTGAGGGCCGCTATCGTGAGTTGGACATCAACGACACGCGCGGCATTCTGCGCATCGGAGGGACTATCCTCGGCTCCTCCAACCGAACCGACCCGACTGACTATACCGGCCCCGGTGAGACAGAGCCACGGGATCGCAGTAGCGAGGCGTTCGCGACGCTGGAGAAGGTCGGCGCCGAGGCGCTGATCGTCGTCGGCGGCGACGGCACGATGCTCCTGACCCACCAGTTCGCGAAAGGTCGCATCCCTGTCGTCGGCATCCCCAAGACGATTGACAACGATGTCCATGGCACTGACTACGCGATCGGGTTCCAGACCTGCATCACAACAGTTACCGATGCGCTTGACAAACTCCACACAACGGCCGAGTCGCATCACCGGATCGTGCTACTTGAGGTGATGGGGCGCAGCGCCGGATGGGTAGCGCTATTTGCCGGCATCGCTGGTGGCGCTGATATCATCCTCATTCCTGAGCGCGCCTATTCGATCGAGCAGATTCTGGACAAGGTTCGCCAGCGCGAAGCACGAGGCAGCCACTTCACGATCGGTGTCATCGCCGAGGGTTCCGCGGCTCCGTCCGGTGAAACTGTCTATCGTGAGCAACATGGCGGCGCGCACCACTGGAAGCTCGGTGGAGTCTGCGCGTCATTGGCCAACGCCTTGCAGCAGCACACCAGCCGGGACGTTCGCGGGCTCGTCCTTGGCCATATCCAGCGTGGTGGATCACCAGTCGTCTTCGACCGACTGCTGGCGACACAACTCGGATCGGCGGCGATTCATGCTATCCACGATGGCGCCGACGGAGTGATGGTCGGGATCGAGGGCAGCAGCGTCAAGCAGACACCGCTTTCGAGCGTCGCAATTGGCCCACGCCGCGTCCCCGACGACCACGAGATGATTCGCGCTGCCGAGACGATGGGACTCTACGTTGGCAACTCACGATAG
- the proS gene encoding proline--tRNA ligase has product MQESGASQNRGFVEELIDQEDDFDRWYVDVVKRSELADDAPVRGCKVVRPYGFALWENFQAALDRRFKATGVQNAYFPMLIPQHMMEREADHVEGFAPEVAWVTRGGKNELEEPLAIRPTSEAMICTKLGEWIQSYRDLPMLVNQWCSVLRWENRPRAFLRTSEFLWQEGHTAHATATEAENRAMMMLDIYREFIETELAIPVIPGVKSESEKFAGAVRTYTVEAMMGGKHWALQSGTSHYLGDNFSKAFGIEFLDSDGERKFAHGTSWGLSQRTIGAVVMVHGDDAGLKLPPRVAPIQAVIVPIWRKDAERDAVEEHVTRVVAALDGVRTFVDRRDDKTPGWKFNEWELRGVPLRVEVGPRDVQNGNAVVVRRDTREKQVVSLELLGDVVPSLLETIQADLYAAALKRQTERTVEVMSLSELYERAATNAGFSVAAWCGDEACEATIKEASKATIRCLPLDQPAEIGQCIVCGRPGKAQAIFARAY; this is encoded by the coding sequence ATGCAGGAAAGCGGAGCGTCCCAGAATCGCGGTTTCGTTGAGGAGCTGATCGACCAGGAGGATGATTTCGACCGCTGGTACGTCGATGTCGTCAAGCGTTCGGAGTTGGCCGACGATGCCCCCGTTCGGGGATGCAAGGTTGTGCGACCGTATGGTTTCGCCCTCTGGGAGAATTTTCAGGCCGCGCTGGACCGACGCTTCAAGGCGACGGGGGTGCAGAACGCCTATTTCCCGATGCTTATCCCCCAACACATGATGGAACGCGAGGCCGATCATGTCGAAGGATTTGCGCCAGAGGTCGCCTGGGTCACGCGAGGTGGCAAGAACGAGCTCGAGGAGCCGTTGGCGATTCGGCCGACCTCCGAGGCGATGATCTGCACGAAGCTCGGTGAGTGGATTCAGTCGTATCGCGACCTGCCGATGTTGGTCAATCAGTGGTGTTCGGTTCTACGCTGGGAGAATCGCCCGCGGGCGTTCCTCCGAACCAGCGAATTTCTCTGGCAGGAGGGACATACCGCTCACGCCACCGCAACCGAGGCGGAGAATCGGGCGATGATGATGCTCGACATCTACCGCGAATTCATCGAGACGGAGCTTGCGATACCGGTCATCCCCGGCGTGAAGAGCGAGAGCGAGAAGTTCGCCGGGGCTGTCCGCACCTACACTGTCGAGGCGATGATGGGTGGCAAGCATTGGGCGTTGCAATCCGGCACCTCACACTATCTCGGTGACAACTTCTCGAAAGCGTTCGGTATCGAGTTCCTTGATTCCGACGGCGAGCGCAAGTTCGCTCACGGCACCAGCTGGGGTCTCAGTCAGCGAACGATCGGCGCAGTGGTGATGGTCCATGGCGACGATGCCGGCCTGAAGCTGCCACCACGTGTTGCGCCGATCCAGGCCGTGATCGTGCCGATCTGGCGCAAGGATGCGGAACGTGATGCCGTCGAGGAACATGTGACTCGTGTCGTGGCTGCGCTGGACGGTGTGCGAACATTCGTCGATCGGCGTGACGACAAGACGCCGGGGTGGAAGTTCAATGAGTGGGAGCTTCGTGGCGTGCCTCTGCGGGTTGAGGTTGGTCCGCGGGATGTTCAAAACGGCAATGCTGTCGTGGTTCGGCGGGACACGCGCGAAAAGCAGGTCGTCTCCCTCGAATTGCTGGGCGACGTAGTCCCCAGTCTGTTGGAGACAATTCAAGCCGACTTGTACGCGGCGGCGCTCAAGCGTCAGACCGAGCGGACGGTCGAGGTCATGTCACTCAGCGAACTGTATGAACGGGCCGCGACGAATGCCGGTTTTTCGGTTGCTGCCTGGTGTGGCGACGAGGCTTGCGAAGCGACAATCAAGGAAGCGTCGAAGGCCACGATCCGTTGCCTGCCGTTGGACCAGCCGGCCGAGATCGGCCAATGCATTGTCTGCGGCCGGCCGGGCAAAGCCCAAGCCATTTTCGCCCGCGCGTATTGA
- the xseB gene encoding exodeoxyribonuclease VII small subunit — protein sequence MIDDDRAIAPVREFEARLDQLQQAVRRLEEENLTLSDAIDAYEEAVRLAASCSQMLDAAELRVSSIDASSSRLREEAVTYRAEANPYTRLLLGDDDDLMDLLEDEES from the coding sequence ATGATCGACGACGACCGGGCTATCGCGCCTGTGCGCGAGTTCGAAGCACGGCTGGACCAGCTACAACAAGCGGTGCGGCGGCTGGAGGAGGAGAACCTGACACTCTCCGACGCCATTGACGCCTACGAGGAGGCGGTCCGGCTGGCAGCCTCATGTAGCCAGATGCTCGATGCCGCTGAGCTGCGGGTCAGCAGCATCGACGCTTCATCGAGCAGGTTGCGCGAAGAAGCCGTCACCTATCGCGCCGAGGCGAACCCCTACACGCGATTGCTGCTTGGCGATGACGACGACCTGATGGATCTTCTCGAGGACGAAGAGTCGTAG
- the xseA gene encoding exodeoxyribonuclease VII large subunit produces MRILTVAEATAYLKDLIEFDPVLTDVWIRGEVTTMTRSAAGHVYFNLSADEIQISCVLFRGTQRSVLAMPRVGEEVLAHGRITIYEARGQYQLMVDNVAPVGVGVLQLQFEETRRRLEAEGLFNVERKRPIPKMPATIGVVTSAQGAVWHDIQNVVTRRFPIVELILAPSIVQGPDAPAELTRSLRALDDTNRCDVIIIGRGGGSAEDLAAFNDEGLARAIFTTRAPVVSAVGHETDTCITDLVADLRAPTPSAAAELCVPDSAEIVVRLGFALTQAQSSVREVIRADREQVQRGLTATHHRSPMRSIDRARQQVDNTIGDAHRIVPRLLSAFRREVASLDTTAALLDPRSIMRRGYAIVSTRTAGEERRVTTASGAIEAAQVEIAFQDGRARATVRQEQE; encoded by the coding sequence GTGCGGATCCTGACGGTTGCCGAAGCTACTGCCTACCTGAAGGATCTCATCGAGTTCGACCCGGTTCTCACCGATGTGTGGATTCGCGGTGAGGTCACGACCATGACCCGCTCGGCCGCTGGGCATGTCTACTTCAACCTCAGCGCGGACGAGATTCAGATCAGCTGTGTCCTGTTCCGCGGAACCCAGCGCAGTGTTCTGGCGATGCCGCGAGTCGGCGAAGAGGTTCTCGCCCACGGTCGCATCACCATCTACGAGGCCCGCGGGCAATATCAGCTGATGGTGGATAACGTCGCGCCGGTCGGCGTCGGCGTTCTACAACTACAGTTCGAGGAGACCCGGCGCAGACTCGAGGCAGAAGGCCTCTTCAATGTCGAGCGCAAACGACCGATTCCGAAGATGCCAGCGACGATCGGTGTCGTCACCTCGGCACAGGGCGCCGTCTGGCACGATATCCAGAACGTTGTCACTCGGCGGTTTCCCATTGTTGAGCTGATTCTCGCGCCCAGCATCGTCCAGGGGCCTGATGCTCCGGCCGAGCTCACGCGGAGCCTTCGCGCGCTCGATGATACGAATCGCTGCGACGTCATCATCATCGGGCGAGGCGGAGGTTCAGCCGAGGATCTCGCGGCATTCAACGACGAGGGACTGGCGCGCGCAATCTTTACCACTCGTGCGCCGGTTGTCAGCGCCGTTGGCCACGAAACCGACACGTGCATCACGGACCTTGTCGCTGACCTGCGGGCTCCGACTCCGAGCGCCGCCGCTGAACTATGCGTGCCAGACTCGGCGGAGATCGTGGTACGACTCGGGTTCGCCCTCACCCAGGCGCAATCGTCTGTTCGTGAAGTGATCCGCGCCGATCGAGAGCAGGTCCAACGCGGGTTGACCGCAACTCACCATCGAAGTCCGATGCGTTCGATCGACCGTGCCAGACAACAAGTCGACAACACCATCGGCGACGCACATAGAATCGTGCCTCGCCTGCTCTCCGCCTTCCGCCGAGAGGTTGCTAGCCTCGACACGACCGCCGCGCTGCTCGACCCACGCTCAATCATGCGCCGCGGCTACGCGATCGTATCGACGCGCACAGCGGGCGAGGAACGGCGGGTGACCACGGCGAGCGGCGCGATCGAGGCGGCACAGGTTGAGATCGCATTTCAGGATGGCCGAGCTCGAGCGACGGTACGACAGGAGCAAGAATGA
- the accB gene encoding acetyl-CoA carboxylase biotin carboxyl carrier protein: MNDDSETQHNGHDETLGSDDLATLVQSLIGMMRSGNIQRLDLDYRDLRLKLRAGQVKSARVPGNLTQQIVDISHAEHMQPNPDEHHTITAPMIGTFYVASAPNEPPFVQSGDRVEEGQTIGIIEAMKIMNEIAADRAGTVIEVIAGNAQAVEYGSPLVKIRPDGV, encoded by the coding sequence ATGAACGATGACAGCGAGACTCAACACAACGGCCATGATGAAACGTTGGGTTCAGATGACTTGGCAACTCTCGTCCAGTCACTCATCGGAATGATGCGATCCGGCAATATCCAGCGGCTCGATCTCGATTACCGAGACCTGCGTCTCAAGTTGCGAGCGGGACAGGTGAAAAGCGCGAGAGTGCCGGGCAATCTCACGCAGCAGATTGTCGATATCTCCCACGCTGAACACATGCAGCCGAACCCGGATGAGCACCACACGATCACCGCGCCGATGATCGGGACGTTCTACGTCGCGTCTGCTCCCAACGAGCCGCCCTTCGTCCAGTCAGGCGACAGGGTTGAGGAGGGCCAGACGATCGGGATCATCGAGGCGATGAAGATCATGAATGAGATCGCCGCTGATCGGGCGGGAACGGTCATCGAGGTCATAGCGGGCAACGCGCAGGCAGTTGAATACGGGAGTCCTCTCGTTAAGATCCGTCCCGACGGCGTCTGA
- the efp gene encoding elongation factor P, whose translation MIDTGDLRKGLIIEHDGTLQRIIDYQHVKQGRGSAFVRLTMRNLRTGSTTQQTFQAGSRFPLVRLERQRVQYLYLEDDTYIFMDLDSFEQLSLTKETLGDAVNYLKEQDTIDLMTYQEEAIDIEMPITVELVVTQTDPGFRGDTATGGNKPATLETGVVVNVPLFINEGDTLKIDTRTGEYLERVT comes from the coding sequence ATGATCGATACCGGTGACCTCCGCAAGGGACTCATCATCGAGCACGACGGAACATTGCAGCGAATCATCGATTACCAACACGTGAAGCAGGGTCGTGGCAGCGCGTTCGTCCGGCTGACGATGCGGAATCTGCGGACGGGCTCTACGACGCAGCAGACATTTCAGGCGGGGAGCCGCTTCCCACTCGTCCGTCTCGAGCGGCAACGTGTGCAATATCTGTATCTGGAAGACGACACGTACATCTTCATGGATCTCGACAGCTTCGAGCAGCTCTCGCTCACAAAGGAAACGCTGGGCGACGCAGTCAACTATCTCAAGGAACAGGACACGATCGATCTTATGACGTACCAGGAAGAGGCAATCGACATCGAGATGCCGATCACCGTCGAGCTGGTCGTCACTCAGACCGATCCGGGATTTCGTGGGGATACCGCAACGGGCGGCAACAAGCCAGCCACCCTCGAGACCGGCGTCGTTGTGAATGTTCCACTCTTTATTAACGAGGGCGATACACTGAAGATTGACACCCGCACCGGCGAGTATCTCGAACGCGTCACGTAG
- a CDS encoding Xaa-Pro peptidase family protein, protein MNDASHRIDAVREELANRGLDGILITHPSNRVYLTGFTGEDTAPNESSGHLLVTPGEAVLVTGSVNVTQAQAQAPHVRVVQREGGWSRADAEVIQNSGARRIGYESQAMLEGVFRGISEQLSAATHDVEWIEADGLVEAYRAVKSAGEIELLRKAFEITNEAFDRVASTIKAGQTEHEIAWKIHVAFVELGAEGPSFPTIVAAGTNAARPHHEPGNRVIRDGEPIVIDMGARYMGYCADLTRTVWVGEPNERLREVYPIVARAVEEVIERIHVGMTGKEMDAAARDYIASRGFGDAFSHGLGHGVGVRVHEAPSASRDSTDTLRAGNVITIEPGVYLPEWGGVRVEDVVLLTEDGVEVLTSASKMAIPDR, encoded by the coding sequence ATGAATGACGCCAGCCATCGGATCGACGCGGTGCGAGAAGAGCTCGCGAACCGCGGACTCGACGGGATACTGATCACCCATCCGTCAAACAGGGTTTACCTGACCGGATTCACCGGGGAAGACACCGCGCCGAATGAGTCCTCCGGTCACCTCCTTGTGACCCCTGGTGAGGCTGTGCTCGTCACCGGCTCGGTGAACGTGACCCAGGCTCAGGCTCAGGCGCCCCACGTCCGGGTCGTCCAGCGTGAGGGTGGCTGGTCTCGCGCCGACGCCGAAGTCATCCAGAACTCCGGCGCCAGACGCATTGGTTATGAAAGCCAGGCAATGCTTGAGGGCGTTTTTCGCGGAATCAGCGAGCAGCTCTCTGCGGCGACCCACGACGTAGAGTGGATCGAGGCGGACGGATTAGTCGAGGCGTATCGGGCAGTGAAGTCCGCGGGAGAGATCGAGCTGCTGCGCAAGGCGTTCGAGATCACCAACGAAGCGTTTGACCGCGTTGCGTCGACGATCAAGGCTGGACAAACCGAGCACGAAATCGCCTGGAAGATCCATGTTGCGTTCGTCGAGCTGGGTGCCGAAGGTCCGTCGTTCCCTACTATCGTCGCCGCCGGAACCAACGCCGCGCGTCCACATCACGAGCCCGGGAACCGTGTCATCCGCGATGGCGAGCCAATTGTCATCGACATGGGAGCACGGTACATGGGTTACTGTGCTGATCTAACCCGGACGGTCTGGGTGGGTGAACCGAACGAGCGACTTCGGGAGGTCTACCCGATCGTTGCGCGTGCGGTAGAGGAAGTGATCGAACGCATCCATGTCGGGATGACGGGCAAGGAGATGGATGCGGCAGCTCGCGATTACATCGCTAGCCGAGGGTTCGGCGATGCATTCAGCCATGGTCTCGGCCATGGAGTCGGAGTGCGCGTCCACGAGGCGCCGTCGGCCAGCCGCGATTCAACCGACACCCTGCGGGCCGGCAACGTCATCACCATCGAACCAGGAGTCTATCTGCCCGAATGGGGCGGCGTCCGCGTCGAGGACGTTGTGCTCCTTACCGAAGACGGGGTCGAGGTCCTGACCTCGGCGTCGAAGATGGCGATCCCAGATCGCTAG
- the aroQ gene encoding type II 3-dehydroquinate dehydratase, which yields MSDSIVRRRLILVLHGPNLNLLGRREPGIYGSTTLDEIDQRLTDLASARGFEIVISQSNYEGALVDQIQRYGWVASGIIINPGALTHYSIALRDAIAAVPSPAIEVHLSNIAAREPFRHHSVISAVAGGTIAGLGSAGYELSLRYLMDAIDAEGEPTDE from the coding sequence ATGAGCGACTCGATCGTCCGACGCCGGCTCATCCTGGTTCTACATGGGCCTAACCTCAATCTCCTTGGCCGGCGCGAACCGGGAATCTATGGCTCGACGACCCTCGATGAGATCGACCAACGCCTGACGGATCTCGCAAGCGCCCGCGGATTCGAGATCGTCATCAGTCAGTCAAATTATGAAGGCGCGCTGGTGGATCAGATTCAACGGTATGGATGGGTTGCCTCTGGTATTATCATCAACCCGGGTGCGCTGACGCATTACAGTATTGCGCTGCGAGACGCGATCGCGGCGGTTCCCTCCCCGGCTATCGAGGTGCATCTGTCGAATATCGCCGCGCGCGAGCCGTTCCGGCATCATTCAGTGATCTCGGCCGTCGCGGGTGGGACGATTGCCGGATTGGGCTCCGCTGGCTACGAGCTATCGCTTCGCTACCTGATGGATGCTATCGACGCAGAGGGAGAACCAACGGATGAATGA